One window of the Salvelinus fontinalis isolate EN_2023a chromosome 2, ASM2944872v1, whole genome shotgun sequence genome contains the following:
- the LOC129867946 gene encoding monocarboxylate transporter 6-like: protein MTEGVELEARQNQTHRTQRTRQNQTQGDTVLLRRGSGGEGPQGPKGPEVRAEGSRGSEDVVETQPSQDWTGVNHSTVRRSTDSNSEEQEEEQEEEEEEEEGSLQHHHLTGLPPHNGPTGEPGAGLSGNGYAQQVAPDGGWGWVVLVATILVLALTLAFPSCIGIFYTELQAEFSSSNTETSWVPAIMTAVLHAGGPLCSVLVERFGCRVTVMVGGVLSGLGMVVSALARTITELYITSIIAGLGFCLSFQPSVTMMGHYFLRRRAFANALSSTGTALGLSTLPLLANFLLGQFGWRGSFLVLGGLLLNCCVCGAVMRPLGAKHSGAQRILTNKAAQGLGKQPIKGPLQQEEGLKARLRTALSDLVVFLRRHMAFDLLVSNPRYRAYALGVTWMMLGFVVPLVYLVPYATANGMEQDRAALLMAILGLVNIAVRPVAAVFFGLPRFRGSGCFVYVFAVALLVNGLSNSICGAAATFPVLLVYVVIFGLSMSVIGSLLFTVLMETVEMSRFPSALGLISMLESGTLLIGPPLAGMLVDSTGHYSYVFYACSVIVSSSGLFLIGAFYYLDRQKKREEKKRAGTPAAYQQKPAIILVPDCQYSHVPSTQGGKPAISLVPDCQSLHVDSPPLVPGQSVSYVHGASSVSLLGQTVGQSLQAAADRWPHREALVFLQDGVRKTFSQFQ, encoded by the exons ATGACAGAAGGGGTGGAGTTGGAGGCCAGACAGAACCAGACCCACAGGACCCAGAGGACCAGACAAAACCAGACCCAGGGCGACACAGTCCTGCTGAGGAGGGGTAGTGGAGGAGAGGGCCCCCAGGGGCCTAAGGGACCCGAGGTTAGGGCAGAGGGGTCCAGGGGATCTGAGGATGTGGTAGAGACACAGCCGTCTCAGGACTGGACCGGGGTGAACCACAGTACTGTGAGGAGGAGCACAGACAGTAACtcggaggagcaggaggaggagcaggaggaggaggaggaggaggaggagggttccctccaacaccaccacctTACTGGGTTACCACCCCACAATGGCCCAACTGGAGAACCAGGGGCTGGGCTGTCTGGGAACGGGTATGCCCAACAGGTGGCCCCGGatgggggctggggctgggtagtGCTGGTGGCTACTATCCTGGTCCTGGCTCTAACGCTGGCCTTCCCTTCCTGTATTGGTATCTTTTACACAGAGCTACAGGCTGAGTTCAGCTCCAGCAACACAGAGACGTCCTGGGTGCCTGCTATCATGACTGCTGTGCTGCACGCTGGTG GTCCACTATGCAGCGTGCTCGTGGAGCGCTTTGGTTGCCGGGTAACGGTGATGGTGGGAGGGGTTCTGAGTGGACTAGGCATGGTGGTCAGTGCCCTGGCCAGAACCATCACAGAACTCTACATCACCAGCATCATCGCAG GGTTGGGGTTCTGCCTGTCCTTCCAGCCCTCTGTGACCATGATGGGCCACTACTTTTTGAGGCGGCGGGCGTTTGCCAACGCCCTGTCATCCACCGGCACGGCCCTGGGCCTCAGCACCTTACCCCTGCTGGCCAACTTCCTGCTGGGCCAGTTTGGCTGGAGAGGCAGCTTCCTGGTCCTGGGAGGGCTGCTGTTgaactgctgtgtgtgtggggctgtCATGAGGCCCCTGGGGGCCAAACACAGTGGAGCCCAGAGGATACTCACTAACAAAGCTGCCCAGGGGCTCGGCAAGCAACCAATCAAAGGTCCTCTCCAACAGGAGGAGGGACTTAAGGCAAGACTTAGGACAGCGCTCAGTGACCTTGTCGTGTTCCTACGGAGACACATGGCCTTTGACCTGTTGGTCAGTAACCCTCGTTACCGTGCCTACGCCCTGGGAGTGACGTGGATGATGTTGGGGTTTGTAGTTCCCCTGGTCTACCTGGTGCCCTATGCTACAGCCAATGGTATGGAACAGGACCGAGCCGCGCTACTGATGGCCATACTGGGCCTGGTCAACATTGCTGTGAGACCCGTGGCAGCTGTCTTCTTCGGCCTGCCGCGCTTCAG ggGCAGTGGCtgttttgtgtatgtgtttgcGGTAGCCCTCCTGGTCAACGGGCTGAGTAACAGTATCTGTGGTGCTGCCGCCACCTTCCCCGTGCTCCTGGTCTACGTGGTCATCTTTGGTCTGTCCATGTCTGTGATTGGCTCTCTGCTGTTCACGGTGCTGATGGAGACGGTGGAGATGAGCCGGTTCCCCTCTGCCCTGGGTCTCATCAGTATGTTAGAGAGTGGAACACTGCTGATTGGACCGCCGCTCGCAG GCATGTTGGTGGACAGTACAGGACACTACTCTTATGTGTTCTATGCCTGCAGTGTGATTGTCTCCTCCTCTGGCCTCTTCCTGATCGGAGCGTTCTACTATCTGGACAGACAGaagaagagggaagagaagaagagagcagGTACTCCTGCTGCATACCAACAGAAGCCTGCTATCATCCTAGTCCCTGACTGCCAGTACAGCCATGTTCCTTCTACACAGGGAGGGAAGCCTGCTATCAGCCTAGTCCCTGACTGCCA GTCCCTCCATGTGGACAGTCCCCCCCTGGTCCCAGGGCAGAGCGTCAGCTACGTCCATGGGGCCTCCTCAGTGTCCCTGCTGGGCCAGACGGTGGGTCAGAGTCTTCAGGCTGCAGCCGACCGCTGGCCCCACAGAGAGGCCCTGGTCTTCCTGCAGGATGGAGTCCGTAAGACCTTCTCTCAGTTTCAGTAG